The proteins below are encoded in one region of Antennarius striatus isolate MH-2024 chromosome 7, ASM4005453v1, whole genome shotgun sequence:
- the suco gene encoding SUN domain-containing ossification factor isoform X2 has product MKRLRVLLVCLIVALLCWYPIQHVSSSEQSPGQSAGDRNPEGQEQEKEQDSIQHKVLDEWKTHTSYGIELEAETTSHEKLEIDNASEEKTVNAQEVEVKETKPDPESDAASAAPESEPDPDPQTDLDPKTDTKDSNQEVPVPPATESAPVEAHIPSDAPPSLEFPSDAPAAHSSLDLHPATSSDDAENTPTSESACQTHAGAVRVVSAGDELPVDNFVFDEHSHSQCGVIPPKLATCENSPFGSLLLRVDEAGIDDQLTDQNHRSDPEVEDWTSSGHVDQEQQEQQQLQEIEDGQFDLDQEGNFSRHHPEQKEGETSAARETDPSVPSKEDIPTFDEWKKKVMEVEKEKSQSLSSVTNGCPHPVKKVQKNFNNYASDECGAKILSANSEAKSMSSILMENMDLYMLNPCSTKIWFVIELCEPIQVKQLDIANFELFSSTPKDFLVSISDRYPTNKWVKLGTFHAHDSRTVQSFPLDEQLYAKYVKMFIKYVKVELLSHFGSEHFCPLSLIRVFGTSMVEEYDEIAESQYPSERLDYLDEDFDFPPGYQPSEDKASKNLLGSATNAILNMVNNIAANVLGGKPGLEGGTETGENTTAAEHEKGSTEVTPKSSETTQVSAISEPAEQEDSAASSDPPPSPPDSHEDQRIVTLVEEDEDEEPRQTTVTLMEDGEEEEEKAEETTREAGDRNQWESQTYCPFSSFSSLSLSCMVTLPELLHRWCSARLAKERLRSLRRKQLSIHAQTRPDQTTPFPAHTPQLSPALDSTPVKEVLPLTEQSPEPNVPVMSQNEGMNVGEVHFTHPNTPDAHTPELNIILEPSRVTIIPTDSLSDIQSSLSLPTPTHDEKLLPHIKYAALDPIPITPLHAVSIPETLMASSATSTPTVSFPPQPLASETGSPGVVVPPLVEQPVQPLPTASKPEEFNPPPTELPTAAPPTDIHSDAAQSSTDNGDSQIHDIQTSQTHWEQRDSPSQAGEPRRVEEPVDEDILSTNGHRTTTDFYAELQNGGDYASGTVNGNGALLNGGVMHSSSQKESVFMRLNNRIKALEVNMSLSSRYLEELSQRYRKQMEEMQRAFNKTIIKLQNTSRIAEEQDQKQTESIQVLQSQLESVTKMMINLTVTVGQLQREVSDRQSYLVVSLVLCLSLGFLLCLQCCCSSTPSPNNNASTLPMSNHYPSPKRCFSSYDDMSLKRRVTCPLVRSKSFHLSSTDGPDDLYIVEPLRFSPEKKKKRCKSKSLDKADILKAIEPPPLISNGGPKCNGFQPSLPLTPPPPPPPPPLPLMPPPPAPNPPSSSLKEVSLLPTCTSKDFPLENSSSSSPTHSEEWYASCLPPPSQIVPFADLCNGHDVVFPQHQPLAKSRQEKRSMKRQKLPQTELQFPSIPGEGVGSLPSLQHLMKGNKQISVGTIGVTAVSGHV; this is encoded by the exons ACTGTGAATGCTCAGGAAGTTGAGGTGAAGGAGACCAAGCCTGACCCAGAGTCTGATGCTGCATCTGCTGCTCCTGAGTCAGAACCAGACCCAGACCCTCAGACAGATCTGGACCCTAAGACTGACACTAAGGACAGCAACCAGGAAGTCCCTGTGCCCCCCGCTACAGAATCAGCTCCAGTTGAGGCCCACATACCCTCAGACGCCCCACCCTCACTAGAGTTCCCTAGTGACGCCCCTGCTGCACACTCAAGTTTGGATCTTCATCCCGCCACATCCTCAGATGATGCTGAAAACACACCTACCTCAGAGAGCGCTTGCCAGACCCACGCAGG TGCAGTGCGGGTTGTCAGTGCAGGAGATGAACTCCCAGTAGACAACTTTGTCTTTGATGAGCACTCTCATTCACAGTGCGGGGTCATCCCCCCCAAACTGGCAACCTGTGAAAACTCCCCTTTTGGCAGCCTGCTGCTCAG AGTGGATGAGGCTGGCATAGACGACCAGCTGACAGACCAGAACCACCGCTCTGACCCTGAAGTGGAGGACTGGACTTCATCTGGTCATGTGGACCAGGAACAACAAGAACAGCAACAGCTGCAGGAGATTGAGGATGGGCAGTTTGATTTGGACCAGGAGGGAAACTTCTCCCGGCACCACCCTGAGCAGAAG gAAGGGGAAACCAGTGCTGCAAGGGAGACAGATCCGTCAGTACCCAGCAAAGAAGACATTCCCACCTTTGATGAGTGGAAGAAGAAAGTCATGGaggtggagaaagagaaaa GTCAGTCTCTCTCCTCGGTCACCAACGGTTGCCCCCATCCAGTGAAGAAGGTCCAGAAAAATTTCAATAATTATGCGTCTGATGAGTGTGGTGCCAAGATACTCTCTGCCAACAGTGAGGCCAAG AGCATGTCATCTATTCTCATGGAGAACATGGATCTGTACATGCTAAATCCTTGTAGCACCAAAATCTG GTTTGTCATTGAGCTCTGTGAGCCGATTCAGGTCAAACAGCTAGACATTGCTAACTTCGAGCTTTTCTCGTCAACGCCGAAAGACTTCTTGGTGTCCATCAGTGACAG ATATCCTACCAACAAGTGGGTAAAGCTTGGGACTTTTCATGCTCATGATTCACGCACAGTCCAGAGCTTCCCGCTGGACGAGCAACTTTATGCTAAATATGTGAAG ATGTTCATCAAGTATGTAAAG GTTGAACTCCTCTCCCACTTTGGATCAGAACACTTCTGTCCCCTCAGTCTCATCCG GGTGTTTGGTACCAGCATGGTGGAGGAGTATGATGAGATAGCAGAGTCCCAGTACCCTTCAGAGAGACTGGACTATCTGGATGAAGACTTTG ACTTTCCCCCCGGCTACCAACCATCAGAAGACAAGGCCTCTAAAAACCTGCTTGGCTCAGCAACAA ATGCCATCCTAAACATGGTGAACAACATTGCTGCTAATGTGCTCGGTGGGAAGCCAGGATTGGAGGGTGGAACTGAAACAGGAG aaaatacaaCTGCAGCAGAGCACGAAAAGGGGAGCACAGAAGTTACACCCAAATCGTCCGAAACGACGCAAGTCTCTGCAAT atcggAGCCTGCAGAGCAGGAGGACTCTGCTGCCTCCAGTGACCCACCCCCCTCGCCACCTGACTCCCACGAAGACCAACGAATTGTCACCCTGGTAGAGGAGGACGAAGATGAAGAACCCAGACAGACTACTGTGACCCTGATGGAGGAcggggaagaagaggaggagaaggcagAGGAGACGACGAGGGAGGCAGGAGACAGGAACCAGTGGGAGAGTCAGACTTACtgtcctttctcctccttctcctccttgtcTCTGTCCTGTATGGTCACTCTGCCTGAGCTCCTCCATCGCTGGTGCTCTGCCAGGCTGGCCAAAGAGAGACTCCGCAGCCTCAGGAGGAAGCAGCTGAGCATTCACGCGCAGACACGGCCCGATCAGACCACCCCCTTCCCAGCACACACGCCTCAACTGAGCCCCGCCCTTGATTCCACACCTGTCAAAGAAGTCCTCCCCCTCACAGAACAATCTCCAGAACCCAATGTGCCTGTTATGAGCCAAAATGAGGGCATGAACGTGGGTGAGGTCCACTTCACACATCCCAACACTCCCGACGCCCACACTCCAGAGCTCAACATCATCCTTGAGCCTAGTAGGGTCACCATCATCCCCACAGATAGTCTGTCAGACATCCAGAGCTCCTTGTCGTTGCCAACCCCCACACATGACGAGAAGCTGCTTCCTCACATTAAATATGCAGCCTTGGACCCCATCCCTATTACACCCCTTCATGCTGTCTCCATCCCAGAGACACTAATGGCCAGCAGTGCCACCTCAACTCCTACTGTCAGCTTTCCTCCACAGCCCTTAGCCTCAGAGACAGGCTCCCCTGGTGTTGTGGTTCCCCCCCTTGTAGAACAGCCTGTTCAGCCTCTTCCCACTGCATCAAAGCCTGAAGAGTTCAACCCCCCTCCCACTGAGCTGCCAACAGCTGCACCACCGACCGACATACACTCAGATGCAGCGCAGTCAAGCACAGACAATGGAGACTCACAAATACATGATATCCAGACATCTCAGACACACTGGGAGCAGCGGGACTCCCCCAGTCAGGCCGGAGAGCCCCGTCGGGTGGAAGAACCAGTGGATGAGGACATCCTGAGCACCAATGGCCATCGGACAACTACCGACTTCTATGCAGAACTGCAAAATGGAGGAGATTACGCCAGTGGAACGGTAAATGGGAATGGTGCGCTGTTGAATGGGGGAGTGATGCACAGCTCCAGCCAGAAAGAGAGCGTGTTCATGAGGCTGAACAACAGGATTAAAGCCCTGGAGGTGAACATGAGTCTGTCCAGCAGATACCTGGAGGAGCTCAGCCAGAG ATATCGTAAACAGATGGAAGAGATGCAAAGAGCTTTCAATAAAACCATCATAAAACTTCAGAACACTTCACGCATTGCTGAGGAGCAG GACCAGAAGCAGACTGAGTCCATCCAGGTCCTGCAGAGCCAGCTGGAGAGCGTTACCAAGATGATGATCAATCTCACAGTGACAGTCGGCCAGCTGCAGAGAGAG GTATCTGACCGTCAGAGCTACCTGGTGGTGTCTCTGGTCCTCTGCCTGTCTCTGGGCTTTCTGCTGTGTCTTcagtgctgctgcagctccactCCCAGCCCCAACAACAATGCTTCTACCCTTCCAATGAGCAACCACTACCCCAGCCCCAAGAG GTGCTTCTCCTCCTATGATGACATGAGTCTAAAGCGCAGGGTGACCTGTCCGCTTGTTCGCTCCAAGTCGTTCCATTTGTCCTCTACAGACG GTCCAGATGACTTATACATTGTAGAACCTTTAAGGTTTTCTCCAGAGAAAAAG aAAAAGCGCTGCAAGTCAAAGTCTTTGGACAAGGCTGATATTCTGAAGGCCATTGAGCCCCCTCCTCTAATCTCAAATGGGGGTCCCAAGTGCAACGGTTTCCAGCCATCCCTTCCTCTAACACCACcaccgccccctcctcctcccccccttcctcttatgcccccccctcctgcacctaatcctccatcctcttctctgaAAGAAGTGTCATTACTGCCAACTTGCACGTCTAAGGACTTCCCCTTGGAGaatagcagcagcagctcacccaCCCATTCTGAAGAGTGGTACGCAAgctgcctcccccctccctcccagatAGTACCCTTCGCTGACCTGTGCAACGGCCACGACGTTGTTTTCCCGCAGCATCAACCTCTTGCTAAATCCCGCCAGGAGAAGCGCTCGATGAAGAGGCAGAAATTGCCTCAGACAGAGCTGCAGTTCCCCTCCATACCAGGAGAGGGTGTCGGATCTCTGCCCAGCCTGCAGCATCTTATGAAGGGAAACAAGCAGATCAGTGTTGGGACCATTGGTGTGACAGCTGTCTCCGGACATGTCTGA
- the suco gene encoding SUN domain-containing ossification factor isoform X1 yields MKRLRVLLVCLIVALLCWYPIQHVSSSEQSPGQSAGDRNPEGQEQEKEQDSIQHKVLDEWKTHTSYGIELEAETTSHEKLEIDNASEEKTVNAQEVEVKETKPDPESDAASAAPESEPDPDPQTDLDPKTDTKDSNQEVPVPPATESAPVEAHIPSDAPPSLEFPSDAPAAHSSLDLHPATSSDDAENTPTSESACQTHAGAVRVVSAGDELPVDNFVFDEHSHSQCGVIPPKLATCENSPFGSLLLRVDEAGIDDQLTDQNHRSDPEVEDWTSSGHVDQEQQEQQQLQEIEDGQFDLDQEGNFSRHHPEQKEGETSAARETDPSVPSKEDIPTFDEWKKKVMEVEKEKSQSLSSVTNGCPHPVKKVQKNFNNYASDECGAKILSANSEAKSMSSILMENMDLYMLNPCSTKIWFVIELCEPIQVKQLDIANFELFSSTPKDFLVSISDRYPTNKWVKLGTFHAHDSRTVQSFPLDEQLYAKYVKMFIKYVKVELLSHFGSEHFCPLSLIRVFGTSMVEEYDEIAESQYPSERLDYLDEDFDFPPGYQPSEDKASKNLLGSATNAILNMVNNIAANVLGGKPGLEGGTETGENTTAAEHEKGSTEVTPKSSETTQVSAISEPAEQEDSAASSDPPPSPPDSHEDQRIVTLVEEDEDEEPRQTTVTLMEDGEEEEEKAEETTREAGDRNQWESQTYCPFSSFSSLSLSCMVTLPELLHRWCSARLAKERLRSLRRKQLSIHAQTRPDQTTPFPAHTPQLSPALDSTPVKEVLPLTEQSPEPNVPVMSQNEGMNVGEVHFTHPNTPDAHTPELNIILEPSRVTIIPTDSLSDIQSSLSLPTPTHDEKLLPHIKYAALDPIPITPLHAVSIPETLMASSATSTPTVSFPPQPLASETGSPGVVVPPLVEQPVQPLPTASKPEEFNPPPTELPTAAPPTDIHSDAAQSSTDNGDSQIHDIQTSQTHWEQRDSPSQAGEPRRVEEPVDEDILSTNGHRTTTDFYAELQNGGDYASGTVNGNGALLNGGVMHSSSQKESVFMRLNNRIKALEVNMSLSSRYLEELSQRYRKQMEEMQRAFNKTIIKLQNTSRIAEEQDQKQTESIQVLQSQLESVTKMMINLTVTVGQLQREVSDRQSYLVVSLVLCLSLGFLLCLQCCCSSTPSPNNNASTLPMSNHYPSPKRCFSSYDDMSLKRRVTCPLVRSKSFHLSSTDVGPDDLYIVEPLRFSPEKKKKRCKSKSLDKADILKAIEPPPLISNGGPKCNGFQPSLPLTPPPPPPPPPLPLMPPPPAPNPPSSSLKEVSLLPTCTSKDFPLENSSSSSPTHSEEWYASCLPPPSQIVPFADLCNGHDVVFPQHQPLAKSRQEKRSMKRQKLPQTELQFPSIPGEGVGSLPSLQHLMKGNKQISVGTIGVTAVSGHV; encoded by the exons ACTGTGAATGCTCAGGAAGTTGAGGTGAAGGAGACCAAGCCTGACCCAGAGTCTGATGCTGCATCTGCTGCTCCTGAGTCAGAACCAGACCCAGACCCTCAGACAGATCTGGACCCTAAGACTGACACTAAGGACAGCAACCAGGAAGTCCCTGTGCCCCCCGCTACAGAATCAGCTCCAGTTGAGGCCCACATACCCTCAGACGCCCCACCCTCACTAGAGTTCCCTAGTGACGCCCCTGCTGCACACTCAAGTTTGGATCTTCATCCCGCCACATCCTCAGATGATGCTGAAAACACACCTACCTCAGAGAGCGCTTGCCAGACCCACGCAGG TGCAGTGCGGGTTGTCAGTGCAGGAGATGAACTCCCAGTAGACAACTTTGTCTTTGATGAGCACTCTCATTCACAGTGCGGGGTCATCCCCCCCAAACTGGCAACCTGTGAAAACTCCCCTTTTGGCAGCCTGCTGCTCAG AGTGGATGAGGCTGGCATAGACGACCAGCTGACAGACCAGAACCACCGCTCTGACCCTGAAGTGGAGGACTGGACTTCATCTGGTCATGTGGACCAGGAACAACAAGAACAGCAACAGCTGCAGGAGATTGAGGATGGGCAGTTTGATTTGGACCAGGAGGGAAACTTCTCCCGGCACCACCCTGAGCAGAAG gAAGGGGAAACCAGTGCTGCAAGGGAGACAGATCCGTCAGTACCCAGCAAAGAAGACATTCCCACCTTTGATGAGTGGAAGAAGAAAGTCATGGaggtggagaaagagaaaa GTCAGTCTCTCTCCTCGGTCACCAACGGTTGCCCCCATCCAGTGAAGAAGGTCCAGAAAAATTTCAATAATTATGCGTCTGATGAGTGTGGTGCCAAGATACTCTCTGCCAACAGTGAGGCCAAG AGCATGTCATCTATTCTCATGGAGAACATGGATCTGTACATGCTAAATCCTTGTAGCACCAAAATCTG GTTTGTCATTGAGCTCTGTGAGCCGATTCAGGTCAAACAGCTAGACATTGCTAACTTCGAGCTTTTCTCGTCAACGCCGAAAGACTTCTTGGTGTCCATCAGTGACAG ATATCCTACCAACAAGTGGGTAAAGCTTGGGACTTTTCATGCTCATGATTCACGCACAGTCCAGAGCTTCCCGCTGGACGAGCAACTTTATGCTAAATATGTGAAG ATGTTCATCAAGTATGTAAAG GTTGAACTCCTCTCCCACTTTGGATCAGAACACTTCTGTCCCCTCAGTCTCATCCG GGTGTTTGGTACCAGCATGGTGGAGGAGTATGATGAGATAGCAGAGTCCCAGTACCCTTCAGAGAGACTGGACTATCTGGATGAAGACTTTG ACTTTCCCCCCGGCTACCAACCATCAGAAGACAAGGCCTCTAAAAACCTGCTTGGCTCAGCAACAA ATGCCATCCTAAACATGGTGAACAACATTGCTGCTAATGTGCTCGGTGGGAAGCCAGGATTGGAGGGTGGAACTGAAACAGGAG aaaatacaaCTGCAGCAGAGCACGAAAAGGGGAGCACAGAAGTTACACCCAAATCGTCCGAAACGACGCAAGTCTCTGCAAT atcggAGCCTGCAGAGCAGGAGGACTCTGCTGCCTCCAGTGACCCACCCCCCTCGCCACCTGACTCCCACGAAGACCAACGAATTGTCACCCTGGTAGAGGAGGACGAAGATGAAGAACCCAGACAGACTACTGTGACCCTGATGGAGGAcggggaagaagaggaggagaaggcagAGGAGACGACGAGGGAGGCAGGAGACAGGAACCAGTGGGAGAGTCAGACTTACtgtcctttctcctccttctcctccttgtcTCTGTCCTGTATGGTCACTCTGCCTGAGCTCCTCCATCGCTGGTGCTCTGCCAGGCTGGCCAAAGAGAGACTCCGCAGCCTCAGGAGGAAGCAGCTGAGCATTCACGCGCAGACACGGCCCGATCAGACCACCCCCTTCCCAGCACACACGCCTCAACTGAGCCCCGCCCTTGATTCCACACCTGTCAAAGAAGTCCTCCCCCTCACAGAACAATCTCCAGAACCCAATGTGCCTGTTATGAGCCAAAATGAGGGCATGAACGTGGGTGAGGTCCACTTCACACATCCCAACACTCCCGACGCCCACACTCCAGAGCTCAACATCATCCTTGAGCCTAGTAGGGTCACCATCATCCCCACAGATAGTCTGTCAGACATCCAGAGCTCCTTGTCGTTGCCAACCCCCACACATGACGAGAAGCTGCTTCCTCACATTAAATATGCAGCCTTGGACCCCATCCCTATTACACCCCTTCATGCTGTCTCCATCCCAGAGACACTAATGGCCAGCAGTGCCACCTCAACTCCTACTGTCAGCTTTCCTCCACAGCCCTTAGCCTCAGAGACAGGCTCCCCTGGTGTTGTGGTTCCCCCCCTTGTAGAACAGCCTGTTCAGCCTCTTCCCACTGCATCAAAGCCTGAAGAGTTCAACCCCCCTCCCACTGAGCTGCCAACAGCTGCACCACCGACCGACATACACTCAGATGCAGCGCAGTCAAGCACAGACAATGGAGACTCACAAATACATGATATCCAGACATCTCAGACACACTGGGAGCAGCGGGACTCCCCCAGTCAGGCCGGAGAGCCCCGTCGGGTGGAAGAACCAGTGGATGAGGACATCCTGAGCACCAATGGCCATCGGACAACTACCGACTTCTATGCAGAACTGCAAAATGGAGGAGATTACGCCAGTGGAACGGTAAATGGGAATGGTGCGCTGTTGAATGGGGGAGTGATGCACAGCTCCAGCCAGAAAGAGAGCGTGTTCATGAGGCTGAACAACAGGATTAAAGCCCTGGAGGTGAACATGAGTCTGTCCAGCAGATACCTGGAGGAGCTCAGCCAGAG ATATCGTAAACAGATGGAAGAGATGCAAAGAGCTTTCAATAAAACCATCATAAAACTTCAGAACACTTCACGCATTGCTGAGGAGCAG GACCAGAAGCAGACTGAGTCCATCCAGGTCCTGCAGAGCCAGCTGGAGAGCGTTACCAAGATGATGATCAATCTCACAGTGACAGTCGGCCAGCTGCAGAGAGAG GTATCTGACCGTCAGAGCTACCTGGTGGTGTCTCTGGTCCTCTGCCTGTCTCTGGGCTTTCTGCTGTGTCTTcagtgctgctgcagctccactCCCAGCCCCAACAACAATGCTTCTACCCTTCCAATGAGCAACCACTACCCCAGCCCCAAGAG GTGCTTCTCCTCCTATGATGACATGAGTCTAAAGCGCAGGGTGACCTGTCCGCTTGTTCGCTCCAAGTCGTTCCATTTGTCCTCTACAGACG TAGGTCCAGATGACTTATACATTGTAGAACCTTTAAGGTTTTCTCCAGAGAAAAAG aAAAAGCGCTGCAAGTCAAAGTCTTTGGACAAGGCTGATATTCTGAAGGCCATTGAGCCCCCTCCTCTAATCTCAAATGGGGGTCCCAAGTGCAACGGTTTCCAGCCATCCCTTCCTCTAACACCACcaccgccccctcctcctcccccccttcctcttatgcccccccctcctgcacctaatcctccatcctcttctctgaAAGAAGTGTCATTACTGCCAACTTGCACGTCTAAGGACTTCCCCTTGGAGaatagcagcagcagctcacccaCCCATTCTGAAGAGTGGTACGCAAgctgcctcccccctccctcccagatAGTACCCTTCGCTGACCTGTGCAACGGCCACGACGTTGTTTTCCCGCAGCATCAACCTCTTGCTAAATCCCGCCAGGAGAAGCGCTCGATGAAGAGGCAGAAATTGCCTCAGACAGAGCTGCAGTTCCCCTCCATACCAGGAGAGGGTGTCGGATCTCTGCCCAGCCTGCAGCATCTTATGAAGGGAAACAAGCAGATCAGTGTTGGGACCATTGGTGTGACAGCTGTCTCCGGACATGTCTGA